In the genome of Chelmon rostratus isolate fCheRos1 chromosome 12, fCheRos1.pri, whole genome shotgun sequence, the window GGGTAGCGACATGTAATGCAGAATCTGGGGgtatttctttactttttttttccttactcGGAAAATTAGTTTTAATAACATACAACTATCGATTGTATCTGTTGATcgttttcttttcatctctttataCAGACACTCTCCTTACGGCAGAATCTCATCAAAAAGATAGAAAACCTTGACAGTTTGAGCTCACTGCGGGAACTAGATCTCTATGACAATCAGATCCGCAAACTGGAGAACCTGCACCACCTCACAGAGTTGGAGTAAGTCTGAAGAAAACTCTTGGCTTTGTCTCTATTTTTTGTGTCTATTATGGAGATTCTATGCAAAGAGAGCAAAAGTAATATTATCCATGGCAGATCTGACTTCTACACACTAACATGTGGCTTTTGGGGTGTAGTTCACTGAGTTGTAGTTTTCATACGGCTGTATGAATGCAATTCATTCTGATGAGCTTCTTTGTTTGACTGATCCACAGGCAGCTCGACGTGTCTTTTAACGTTCTGAGGAAGGTGGAGGGTTTGGAGCAGTTGACTCAAGTGAAGAaactttttctgcttcacaaCAAAATTAGCAACATTTCCAACCTTGAACACTTCACGGGCCTGGAGATGCTGGAGCTGGGCTCCAATCGTATCCGGGTATGACATAAAGGGCCTCAAATCAGTACTGCACATATAGAACATGCTTCAAAATGATGGTGTACAATAAGATATTAtagaatattaatgaaataattataAAGTCATTGTATCGTGcttatttgtgtgtctttcactctgttttcGTCACAGGTCATAGAGAACCTGGATACACTTTCGTCTTTGCAAAGTTTGTTTCTTGGCACCAATAAAATAACCAAGCTCCAAAATCTGGATGGTTTACACAACCTGACTGTTTTAAGCATTCAGGTATTCTCACACAATTTCTCTTTAACACCTGTCTGAGTGGTTGCAAGAATAAAAGTGAAGTGGGTACTGTATATtggaaacatttaataaatgtgaTGAATATTCATTTGCAGAGTAACCGGATTACTAAAATCGAGGGTCTGCAGAACCTTGTCAACCTGAGAGAGCTCTATCTGAGCCACAATGGCATTGAGGTCATTGAGGGCTTGGAAAACAATGTGAGTTACAGAAATTCCACCGCCTATTTCTGAAAGGACTGAATGCCAAACTGTCCATCACGTATTTTGCTAACTGTGCAAACATCAACCACAAAGTTTGTCCTCtacactgaaacactgttttgttttccctcacAGAAAAAGCTTACAACCCTGGACATCGCAGCCAATCGAGTAAAGAAAATTGAGAACATCAGCCATCTGACAGACCTGCAGGAGTTCTGGGTACAGATAATTTGTGGCGTTAAACAAGAGTTgaattgtattttgttttattatgctacaTTGTTACAGAGCACCTAGAACTGTATAATATACGAGTGCCAGTATACCTTTTTACAGCAGACGTTTTGACTTgacaagcaggaaaagaaaggTACGGCTAATAACATCAGCAGTGTCTCTGTTCCATTTAAAGTCTCAGTAAGCCGAAGAACCAGCATGCACACTAGCTGAGCTGTGGGACTGGCTCGCCTAAATGCAGCGCAGCCGTCATTAgattattaattacacctgtgcttgtgCTGCTGTCGTGTGAAATGCGACTTCAGGTGACAGCCGTTGAGCGCTCTCACCGCCTCCCACAGTGCATCAGCAAAGTTTTGCCACAAGACCCCAAAGGCACAGCTCATAACGACAGTGGAGAAATGGGAAAGCAAAAGTAAAACAGAGTCCGTGTTGTCCTCTTATTGGCTGTCTTGTCTTTCATCCTCTCCCCAGATGAACGATAATCAGATAGATAACTGGTCGGATCTTGATGAGCTGAAGAATGCCAAGTCTCTGGAGACGGTCTATCTTGAAAGAAACCCTCTACAGAAGGACCCGCAGTACCGGCGAAAGATCATGCTGGCGCTGCCCAGCGTTCGCCAGATCGACGCCACCTTCATCCGCTTCTAAACTGCAGTGTACAGTTCGCCCGCCAACTTAGTGTTCGCCCCTCACCACCCTGCCTGCCCTACTTACAAAAACAACTTCATTTCGAAACACACCGGCCTCACTGAAACGCATAGTCACTCCACGCACAACTATACAGTACATTCCAACATTGAATTCACTCGTGGCTCACTCGAcatacatgtatgcatgtatgcactcattcacacctcGATCTAAGCTATTGTATGGAAGCCTATTTATTAATTAAGCTGGATATGAACTGTGAAATTGATTTCCCCTTGAAGTACCCTACCCCcatttcttcatttctcctctgcgcttgtttttccttttattgttttgcatgtgGGATACAGTATGGAGACATCTTTCCTCCATCATGCAGAGCCCATCGGGAAAATGATTATTTATCACACTGTTGAAGTTGCGCTGCAATCACATGTGAGGAAAGGCTGGCGTTCTGACTTTTTGAGGGACTTTTGTTGTGAGATTAAAGTGTTGTGACAAGGTACACAGTGGGTAGAAGAACAATTAAACATCGACTTTAAAGGGAAAGGCCATAATAGAATTTCATTTACATATATTAATCAAATTTTGTTCCAGCACGCTTCAAAACTGTCCTGAACAAGGTACGAAACACTA includes:
- the ppp1r7 gene encoding protein phosphatase 1 regulatory subunit 7 produces the protein MASRSVGELQEMEVDRRGESEESGDDETRRRSINGDVDPNQPTNTIKEESPVDMDTITLDPEEEDVDLVHCRIGKIEGLEVLQKAKTLSLRQNLIKKIENLDSLSSLRELDLYDNQIRKLENLHHLTELEQLDVSFNVLRKVEGLEQLTQVKKLFLLHNKISNISNLEHFTGLEMLELGSNRIRVIENLDTLSSLQSLFLGTNKITKLQNLDGLHNLTVLSIQSNRITKIEGLQNLVNLRELYLSHNGIEVIEGLENNKKLTTLDIAANRVKKIENISHLTDLQEFWMNDNQIDNWSDLDELKNAKSLETVYLERNPLQKDPQYRRKIMLALPSVRQIDATFIRF